A stretch of the candidate division WOR-3 bacterium genome encodes the following:
- a CDS encoding periplasmic heavy metal sensor produces the protein MHILRSSKIVLPIIALLFVVTSAFAQMPEMRPERGDKEHECRSQREHMRIPDLTDQQFEQMKSMRTEHMKEMQSLRNQMMEKKARLRTLSTADKVNMAEINKVIDDIGKMQTQMMKMKEQHRQNIRKMLTEDQRIFFDSHQPMHREGLHHKAMPHMD, from the coding sequence ATGCATATACTTAGATCAAGCAAGATCGTGCTCCCAATCATAGCATTGTTGTTTGTCGTAACGAGTGCTTTCGCACAGATGCCAGAGATGAGACCGGAGCGCGGCGATAAAGAACACGAATGCAGAAGTCAAAGAGAACATATGAGGATCCCGGATCTTACGGATCAACAGTTTGAACAGATGAAATCGATGCGCACGGAGCACATGAAAGAAATGCAGTCACTGCGTAATCAGATGATGGAAAAAAAGGCTCGCTTGCGCACCTTGAGTACGGCCGATAAAGTCAATATGGCCGAGATCAACAAGGTCATCGACGATATCGGTAAGATGCAGACGCAGATGATGAAAATGAAAGAACAGCATCGCCAGAATATCCGGAAGATGCTTACTGAAGATCAGCGTATTTTTTTTGATTCACACCAGCCCATGCACCGCGAAGGACTGCATCATAAGGCAATGCCTCACATGGATTAA